The Aulosira sp. FACHB-615 genome includes a window with the following:
- a CDS encoding ATP-binding sensor histidine kinase, whose protein sequence is MIDTLVKIPGYRISEELYNGSRTLVYRAVRESDSIPVVIKLLKNPYPSFSELLLFRNQYTIGKNLNSPLIIQTYSLEPLHNGYMLVMEDFGGISLKDYFSKNQGLASLEEFLILAIALCDTLNLLYHERIIHKDIKPSNILINPETKQIKLIDFSIASLLPRETQTLVNPNVLEGTLAYISPEQTGRMNRGIDYRTDFYSLGVTFYEFLTGELPFSSNDAMELVHSHIAKIPPLLHAINRDIPSVISEIVSKLMAKNAEDRYQSALGLKFDLEKCLTQLRETGEIQSFAIASRDLCDRFIIPDKLYGRETEVNTLLEAFERVSQGTTEMMLVAGFSGIGKTAVVNEVHKPIVRQRGYFIKGKYDQFNRNIPFSAFVQAFRDLMGQLLTESDVQIEQWKHKILEAVGENGQVIIEVIPELENIIGAQLPVVELSGAAAENRFNLLFQKFTQIFTTKEHPLVIFLDDLQWADSASLKLIQLLIANTGHLFIIGAYRDNEVNPGHPLLLTLGEIQKTQTKINTITLAALSQVQVNKLAADTLKCPEDVAWNLSVLIYQKTQGNPFFTTQLLKALHQDKLIQFDFELGCWQCDISQVSIKVVTDDVVAFMSLQLRKLPPSTQEILQLAACIGNSFDLATLAIVSQQSQIETAACLWKALQEGLILPISDVYKFYIGTETLRHTSENQQIVNYKFLHDRVQQAAYSLIPDEQKQATHYQIGQLLLSKISPEDTEERIFELVGQLNHGQTLMSEQHQRDDLARLNLIAARKARTTTAYQGGREYVRVGLSLLGETAWQRQYEITLAFYELAAELASLCGDYAAMESVIETVIEQAQSVLEKVNVYRIRIVSLISQNKLLESIEVARNVLALLGLPLPETMTEADFPPIIAEVNQLIGERDIEDLVHLPRMSDRRIMAIVEIMTRLFSSAYISGSSLYVALVTIPVKLSIEYGNTLASIAAYSCYSIIVANFLQDVNAGVKFNQLAIQLTSALEAKVMKPEAFHTAGLFTSHRKFHIRDILPLVQEGYTTGLEVGNIEYVGYNAHAFCANSFWCGRPLDTLEPEIRAYHQALVQMSQLTPANWCRVYWQGTLNLLGDAESPHIFAGEAIEETEFLSQIISARDLLCLYAFYVFKLMLCCLFDEVETARIYAVEVKRYFNGGVGTLGEAEFYFYDSLTVLATLRQGLEERSPLLQQVEENQTKLQQQWANYAPMNHQHKFDLVEAERYGILGKYYEAGDWYDRAISGAKANGYIQEEALANELAAKFYLDWGKEKIAAGYIQEAYYCYARWGAKAKIADLEIRYPQLLAPILQQSRSVVSTNETIFTVGTVTKSSSSASSSSVSHTLDLTAILKASQTISGEIELEKLLSSLLSIVIENAGADKCVLMLLQDNNLLIQGSITQGSEPIVLQSLPIADSQDIPHKLIYKVKNNQQTVVLLDANADITFANDPYIIRQQPQSVLCSPILNQGKLLGILYLENNLVTGAFKSDRVEILNLLCSQAAISLENARLYQLSQKSKQQLERSLDELSAAQLRLQASGKRLQLLVEQTPLAVIEWDTNFCVTDWNPAAERIFGYTKQEALGRQLQFIIPPTIQIQIDQIVCNLLSQQGGNYKINENITKDGKTIICAWYNNPLVNADGELIGVASLADDITERQLAAVQLQQKAQELEQALQDLQQAQLQMVQTEKMSALGNLVAGVAHEMNNPLGFIAATLKQAKPTFADIIEHLKIYQETLPDKTEEILDHEAEIDLEYTIEDLPKMLDSMTMACDRLKNISTSLRTFSRADRDYKVPFNLHEGIDSTILILKHRLKANEQRPAIEVVTNYANLPQLECFPGQLNQVFMNILANAIDALDESNHGRSFAEIQAHPNQITITTSIADKFVKISIADNGKGMSAEVKHKIFDHLFTTKGVCKGTGLGLAIARQIIEEKHGGKITVNSILGEGTEFIISLPII, encoded by the coding sequence ATGATTGACACGCTTGTGAAGATTCCCGGATATCGCATTAGTGAAGAACTCTACAATGGTTCGAGAACGCTGGTTTACCGCGCAGTCAGAGAAAGCGACTCAATACCAGTAGTCATAAAACTGCTGAAAAATCCTTATCCCAGCTTTAGCGAACTGTTGTTATTTCGCAATCAATACACTATTGGCAAAAATCTCAACTCACCTCTGATTATCCAAACCTATAGCCTTGAACCCTTACATAATGGCTATATGTTAGTTATGGAAGACTTTGGGGGAATTTCTCTCAAGGATTATTTCAGCAAAAATCAGGGTCTTGCATCTTTAGAAGAGTTTTTAATTTTAGCGATCGCACTCTGCGACACTCTCAACTTACTCTACCACGAGCGAATTATTCATAAAGATATTAAACCCAGCAATATCTTAATTAATCCTGAAACCAAGCAAATCAAATTAATCGACTTTAGTATTGCATCACTCCTACCCAGAGAAACCCAAACCCTAGTTAACCCCAACGTATTAGAAGGCACACTCGCTTATATATCTCCCGAACAGACAGGGAGAATGAACCGGGGTATTGATTATCGCACAGATTTTTATTCCTTGGGTGTGACTTTTTATGAATTCCTCACAGGTGAGTTACCATTCTCATCTAATGATGCGATGGAATTGGTACATTCTCACATTGCGAAAATTCCCCCATTATTACACGCAATTAATCGAGATATCCCCTCAGTTATCTCAGAAATCGTCAGTAAGTTGATGGCGAAAAATGCTGAAGATAGATATCAGAGTGCATTAGGATTAAAATTTGATTTAGAAAAATGCTTAACTCAACTAAGAGAAACTGGTGAGATTCAGAGTTTTGCAATTGCGAGTCGGGATTTGTGCGATCGCTTCATTATTCCTGATAAATTATATGGCAGAGAAACCGAAGTAAATACCCTACTAGAAGCATTTGAAAGAGTCAGCCAGGGTACAACGGAAATGATGCTGGTGGCTGGGTTTTCGGGAATTGGGAAAACAGCCGTTGTTAACGAAGTGCATAAACCAATTGTTAGACAACGCGGCTACTTTATTAAAGGTAAATATGACCAATTTAATCGCAATATTCCCTTTTCGGCATTTGTACAAGCATTCCGCGATTTAATGGGGCAATTATTGACCGAAAGCGATGTACAAATAGAACAATGGAAGCATAAAATATTAGAGGCTGTCGGGGAAAATGGACAAGTAATTATTGAAGTCATTCCCGAATTAGAAAACATTATAGGCGCACAACTGCCAGTAGTTGAATTATCAGGTGCAGCCGCCGAAAATCGCTTTAATTTATTATTTCAAAAATTCACCCAAATCTTTACAACTAAAGAACATCCATTAGTCATATTCTTAGACGATTTACAATGGGCAGATTCGGCATCATTAAAGTTAATACAGCTATTAATTGCGAATACTGGGCATCTTTTCATTATTGGAGCATACCGTGATAACGAAGTTAATCCCGGACATCCATTATTGTTGACATTGGGTGAAATCCAAAAGACCCAAACCAAAATTAACACAATTACTTTAGCAGCACTCAGTCAAGTACAAGTAAATAAATTAGCTGCTGATACCCTCAAATGTCCAGAAGATGTGGCATGGAATCTTTCTGTATTAATTTATCAAAAAACTCAAGGTAACCCATTTTTTACTACCCAACTTCTCAAAGCATTGCATCAAGATAAACTAATTCAATTTGACTTTGAATTAGGCTGTTGGCAATGTGATATTTCTCAAGTGAGTATCAAAGTAGTGACAGATGATGTTGTGGCTTTTATGAGCTTACAATTACGTAAATTGCCACCATCAACTCAAGAAATATTGCAGTTAGCAGCTTGTATTGGCAATTCTTTTGATTTGGCAACTTTAGCAATTGTTTCACAACAATCTCAAATCGAAACAGCAGCTTGTTTATGGAAAGCATTACAAGAAGGGTTGATTTTACCAATTAGCGATGTTTATAAATTTTATATCGGGACAGAAACTTTAAGACATACATCAGAAAATCAACAGATTGTTAATTACAAATTTTTACATGACCGAGTACAGCAAGCAGCTTATTCCCTGATTCCTGATGAACAAAAACAGGCAACTCATTACCAAATTGGACAATTATTATTATCCAAAATATCCCCAGAAGACACAGAAGAGCGAATATTTGAGCTAGTCGGGCAATTAAATCATGGCCAGACATTAATGAGTGAGCAACACCAACGGGATGATCTCGCCCGTCTCAATCTGATTGCAGCTCGCAAAGCGAGGACGACAACAGCATATCAAGGAGGGCGCGAATATGTTCGTGTCGGCTTATCGTTGTTGGGAGAAACAGCTTGGCAAAGACAGTATGAAATCACCCTGGCTTTCTACGAGTTAGCCGCAGAATTAGCATCTTTGTGCGGAGATTATGCGGCGATGGAATCTGTGATTGAAACGGTAATCGAGCAAGCACAGTCTGTACTAGAAAAAGTCAATGTCTACCGGATTCGCATTGTTTCTCTGATCTCTCAAAACAAATTGCTGGAATCGATTGAGGTAGCCAGGAACGTTTTAGCTTTGCTCGGCTTACCCCTGCCCGAAACCATGACGGAGGCTGATTTTCCGCCGATTATCGCTGAAGTCAATCAGCTGATCGGAGAGCGTGACATTGAGGATTTGGTACACCTACCGAGAATGAGCGATCGCCGAATTATGGCGATCGTTGAGATCATGACTCGTCTGTTCTCATCTGCCTATATATCGGGTTCTTCGTTGTATGTTGCGCTGGTGACGATACCCGTGAAGTTATCCATTGAATATGGGAATACACTCGCTTCTATAGCTGCTTATTCTTGCTACAGCATTATTGTTGCCAATTTTCTCCAAGATGTGAATGCAGGGGTGAAATTTAATCAGTTAGCCATTCAACTCACCTCAGCACTAGAGGCCAAAGTGATGAAACCAGAAGCATTTCACACGGCTGGGCTATTTACATCACATCGCAAATTCCACATTCGAGACATCCTACCTCTGGTGCAAGAGGGATATACAACAGGATTGGAAGTTGGCAACATAGAATATGTGGGATACAATGCCCATGCTTTTTGTGCTAATTCCTTCTGGTGCGGTCGTCCTCTGGATACCTTAGAGCCAGAAATTCGAGCCTATCACCAGGCGTTAGTCCAAATGAGTCAATTGACCCCAGCAAATTGGTGTCGAGTCTATTGGCAAGGTACTTTAAATTTGTTAGGAGATGCAGAATCTCCCCATATTTTTGCGGGGGAAGCCATTGAAGAGACAGAGTTTCTTTCACAAATAATTTCAGCTCGTGACCTGCTGTGCTTATACGCATTTTATGTGTTTAAGCTGATGTTGTGTTGCTTATTTGACGAGGTAGAAACGGCTCGGATTTATGCTGTTGAAGTAAAACGCTATTTTAACGGTGGTGTGGGAACGCTAGGGGAAGCGGAATTTTATTTCTACGATTCTTTGACTGTGTTGGCTACTTTGCGACAGGGATTAGAAGAGCGATCGCCATTGCTGCAACAGGTAGAAGAAAATCAAACAAAACTGCAACAACAATGGGCGAACTATGCGCCCATGAATCATCAGCATAAGTTTGACCTAGTTGAAGCTGAACGCTATGGGATTTTAGGAAAATACTATGAAGCAGGAGACTGGTACGATCGCGCTATTTCCGGTGCTAAAGCCAACGGCTATATCCAAGAAGAAGCTTTAGCTAACGAATTAGCCGCTAAATTTTACCTCGATTGGGGGAAAGAGAAAATCGCCGCAGGTTATATACAGGAAGCATATTATTGTTATGCCCGTTGGGGAGCAAAAGCCAAAATCGCCGACTTAGAAATACGCTATCCCCAATTACTTGCACCTATATTACAGCAAAGCCGTTCTGTTGTTTCCACTAACGAAACTATCTTCACTGTGGGGACTGTCACAAAAAGTAGTTCTTCGGCTTCTAGCAGCAGTGTCTCACATACCCTAGATTTAACCGCAATTCTCAAAGCATCTCAAACTATCTCCGGTGAAATCGAACTAGAAAAACTGCTGTCATCGTTGCTTTCCATCGTGATTGAAAATGCTGGGGCTGATAAATGTGTGTTAATGCTGTTGCAAGATAATAACTTACTAATTCAAGGTTCAATTACCCAGGGTTCTGAGCCAATTGTGTTGCAAAGTCTTCCCATTGCAGACAGCCAGGATATTCCCCACAAACTCATTTACAAAGTCAAAAACAACCAACAAACTGTAGTGTTACTGGATGCAAACGCAGATATCACTTTCGCCAATGACCCCTATATTATCCGTCAACAGCCTCAGAGTGTTTTGTGCAGCCCGATTTTAAATCAAGGTAAGTTACTAGGGATTTTATATCTAGAAAATAATTTAGTGACGGGGGCGTTTAAGAGCGATCGCGTCGAAATCCTCAACCTACTCTGCTCCCAAGCCGCCATTTCCCTAGAAAATGCCCGACTTTATCAACTTTCTCAGAAATCAAAACAACAGCTAGAGCGATCGCTTGATGAATTAAGTGCTGCACAACTTCGCTTGCAAGCATCAGGAAAACGACTCCAGCTATTGGTAGAACAAACTCCACTGGCAGTCATAGAGTGGGATACTAATTTTTGCGTTACTGACTGGAATCCAGCAGCAGAAAGGATATTTGGCTACACCAAACAGGAAGCTTTAGGTCGTCAACTCCAATTCATTATTCCTCCAACAATTCAAATACAAATTGACCAAATTGTATGCAATCTTCTATCACAACAAGGTGGCAATTACAAGATCAATGAAAATATTACCAAAGATGGCAAAACTATTATTTGTGCTTGGTATAATAATCCCCTTGTCAATGCAGATGGTGAGTTAATTGGAGTTGCTTCCCTAGCAGATGATATTACTGAGCGTCAACTTGCCGCAGTCCAACTTCAACAAAAAGCACAGGAGTTAGAACAAGCATTACAAGACTTACAACAAGCCCAATTACAAATGGTGCAAACTGAGAAAATGTCAGCCTTGGGTAACTTAGTCGCTGGTGTCGCCCACGAAATGAATAATCCTTTGGGCTTTATTGCAGCTACTCTCAAACAAGCTAAACCCACCTTTGCCGATATTATCGAACACTTAAAAATCTATCAAGAAACCTTACCCGATAAAACTGAAGAAATCCTCGACCACGAGGCAGAAATTGATTTGGAATATACCATAGAAGACTTGCCTAAAATGCTGGATTCCATGACAATGGCTTGTGATAGATTAAAAAATATCAGCACTAGCCTACGCACTTTCTCCCGTGCTGACAGAGATTACAAAGTACCATTTAATCTTCACGAAGGCATTGATAGTACAATTTTAATTCTCAAACATCGTCTCAAAGCCAACGAACAACGTCCGGCGATTGAAGTAGTAACTAATTACGCTAATTTACCTCAACTTGAATGTTTCCCTGGGCAATTAAATCAGGTATTTATGAATATTTTGGCGAATGCCATTGATGCTTTAGATGAATCAAATCACGGACGGAGTTTTGCAGAAATTCAAGCTCATCCTAACCAAATTACAATCACCACATCAATAGCAGATAAATTTGTCAAAATCTCCATTGCTGATAATGGTAAAGGAATGAGTGCAGAGGTAAAACATAAAATCTTTGACCATTTATTTACTACCAAGGGAGTCTGCAAAGGTACGGGCTTAGGATTAGCGATCGCGCGGCAAATTATCGAAGAAAAGCACGGCGGTAAAATTACGGTTAATTCGATTTTAGGTGAGGGAACAGAATTTATAATTTCCCTGCCGATTATATAA
- a CDS encoding ATP-binding sensor histidine kinase, which translates to MTTELQTPVIPGYQISSQLYAGSRTIVYRAIRQVDQLPVVIKLLTSEYPSFHELLQFRNQYTISKNLQISGVIRPLSLETYGHGYILVMPDTGAIALREYIKTTTLSLAEFLAIAIQLSNILQDLHQHRVIHKDIKPANILIHPHSKQIQLIDFSIASLLPRETQEIKSPNVLEGTLAYISPEQTGRMNRGIDYRSDFYSLGVTFYELLTGTLPFICDDPMELVHCHIAKTLILGNQIDIPQVIADIVLKLMAKNAEDRYQSALGLKHDLETCTQQLQDTGTITNFAIGQRDICDRFLIPEKLYGREAEVISLLQAFERVAKGTSEMMLVAGFSGIGKTAVVNEVHKPITRQQGYFIKGKFDQFNRNIPLLAFVQALRDLIGQLLSESDTQLNQWRSQILAALGDNGQVLIEVMPELERVIGKQPPAPELSGTAAQNRFNLLFQKFIAVFTTAEHPLVMFIDDLQWADSASLQLIKLLMADKNYLLLLGAYRDNEVSPTHPLILTVAELQQVGRTVNTITLAPLTLSDTNQLIADTLHCTTERSLPLTELIIRKTKGNPFFITQFLKALHEDGEIKFNREQGYWECDIAQINALSLTDDVVEFMAQQLQKLPDETQNVLKLAACIGNSFDLATLAIVSEQLQMEAATALWKALQEGLILPQSEVYKFYLSHEQANQNTHRIENLTYKFLHDRVQQAAYSLIPDRQKQATHRKIGALLLNNTLESELDNRIFDIVNQLNIGIELITELSPREQLAELNLRAGHKAKVATAYAAAVSYLNTGLTLLTENCWQNQYALTLQMYESLAESEYLNTNFAQSKYFIDQTLLSARQPLDKIKVYEIQILAYTAQNQLLEAINTGREALNLLGVDFPEDCDFETMIAEHQQLKIILGDRPIESLANLPILQAPDQLAAMRILVGLFASVYLAKPQLLPLKIFTMVKICIRCGNSPQAAIAYSLYGLFLCATGEIERGYQFGQLATTILEQLQAKELTSKVNLTFALFIKHWRDSLRSTLPVFLSGLTSGLEHGDLEYVGYCANCYCQFLFWTGEHLEIAEAEADKYCLLIEDIKQEASLIWANTWRQTVINLRGKAENVMTLVGTSFDETVTLPALIQSRNVNGICYVYLAKLLLCYLFGDIDTAREYASKFEEYEQGAAGLLITPLKNFYQSLSLLSAYCPDTLTTTVDLEKVAKNQQSMQIWADHAPANYLHKFQLIEAETYRVLGKYYEAGDLYDRAIALAQANGYLQEQALAYELAAKFYLAWGKEKIATTYMQEAYYGYAHWGAEAKTKDLESRYSNLLRPIFQPATATLNPLETLAAVTSSNVSFHSATTASSNTSLNLALDFAAIIKASQSLSSTIQLDDLLSQLTQIILQNSGADHCALMLPNRAGIWQVRAIATTNTTELCAEPLENNPNLPVKLIQYVKNTQEVVVVDNLKTDLPVIGEYLTLHQPKSVLCLPILNQGNLIGILYLKNQSSSGVFTSDRILILNFLCTQAAISLENARLYHQAQEYAQQLEQSQLQIVQNEKMASLGNLVAGVAHEVNNPIGFLYGSIRNAQEYTQDLIGHLELYQQHYSEPAAPIQNNAQNIDLEFLIEDLPKLLHSMTEATERIKSISNSLRTFSRADTVNKVIANIHDGLDSTLMILKYRLKANEQRPAINIQQEYGHIPEIECFPGQLNQVFMNILANAIDMFDEMAQTRTFAELQAHPQEITIRTYVTANQVYIHIRDNGKGISADVTNRIFDHLFTTKGVGKGTGLGLAIAKQIIEEKHGGKITVNSALGEGTEFIIQLPV; encoded by the coding sequence ATGACTACTGAGTTGCAGACACCCGTCATTCCTGGATATCAAATTAGTTCTCAATTGTATGCAGGTTCTAGAACCATAGTATATCGTGCTATCCGTCAAGTTGATCAACTGCCAGTAGTCATCAAACTTCTCACTTCCGAATATCCGAGTTTTCACGAGTTATTGCAATTTCGGAACCAATACACAATTAGTAAAAATCTGCAAATTTCGGGTGTTATTCGTCCCTTGTCATTAGAAACTTATGGGCATGGTTATATATTAGTGATGCCGGATACGGGAGCGATCGCTCTAAGAGAATATATCAAAACCACGACTCTTTCTTTAGCGGAATTTTTAGCGATCGCGATTCAACTCAGTAATATTCTGCAAGATTTACATCAACACCGTGTAATCCACAAGGATATTAAACCTGCGAATATCCTGATTCATCCCCATAGCAAACAGATACAATTAATTGACTTTAGTATTGCTTCTTTATTACCGCGAGAAACTCAAGAAATCAAAAGTCCCAATGTTTTAGAAGGGACACTTGCTTATATTTCTCCAGAACAAACCGGGAGAATGAACCGGGGTATTGATTACCGCAGTGATTTTTATTCTTTGGGTGTGACTTTTTATGAACTGTTGACGGGGACTTTACCGTTTATCTGCGATGATCCAATGGAGTTAGTGCATTGTCATATCGCCAAAACTCTGATTTTGGGTAATCAAATAGATATTCCCCAGGTAATTGCAGATATTGTGCTGAAATTAATGGCGAAAAACGCCGAAGATAGATATCAAAGTGCTTTAGGATTAAAGCATGATTTAGAAACTTGCACTCAGCAATTACAAGATACTGGTACAATTACCAATTTTGCCATTGGACAACGGGATATTTGCGATCGCTTTCTCATCCCCGAAAAACTCTACGGACGTGAAGCCGAAGTTATCAGCCTGTTGCAAGCCTTTGAACGTGTCGCCAAGGGTACATCTGAAATGATGCTGGTTGCGGGATTTTCGGGAATTGGGAAAACCGCCGTCGTCAACGAAGTGCATAAACCCATCACCCGCCAGCAAGGCTACTTCATCAAAGGAAAATTTGATCAGTTTAACCGAAATATTCCCTTATTGGCTTTTGTCCAAGCTTTGCGCGATTTGATTGGGCAGTTATTATCAGAATCAGATACCCAATTAAATCAATGGCGCAGTCAGATTCTCGCGGCTTTGGGCGATAATGGACAAGTTTTAATTGAAGTGATGCCAGAACTCGAAAGAGTCATTGGTAAACAACCACCTGCACCAGAATTATCAGGAACAGCCGCCCAAAACAGATTTAACTTATTATTTCAGAAATTTATTGCCGTCTTTACGACCGCCGAACATCCATTAGTGATGTTTATTGATGATTTGCAATGGGCAGATTCCGCATCTTTGCAATTAATTAAACTGCTGATGGCAGATAAAAATTATCTGTTATTGTTGGGCGCTTATCGAGATAATGAAGTTTCGCCAACTCACCCGTTAATCTTAACAGTTGCAGAACTCCAGCAAGTTGGTAGAACTGTAAATACAATTACCCTTGCGCCTCTCACTTTGAGTGATACCAATCAGTTAATTGCCGATACACTACATTGTACAACTGAGCGATCGCTCCCCCTGACAGAATTAATTATCCGTAAAACCAAAGGGAATCCCTTTTTCATTACCCAATTTCTCAAAGCCTTACACGAAGATGGGGAAATTAAATTTAACCGTGAACAAGGCTATTGGGAATGTGATATTGCTCAAATTAATGCCTTATCTCTCACCGATGATGTGGTTGAGTTTATGGCACAGCAATTACAAAAGTTGCCTGATGAAACCCAAAATGTTCTTAAGTTAGCTGCTTGCATTGGTAATTCTTTTGATTTAGCTACCTTAGCAATTGTTTCCGAACAATTACAAATGGAAGCGGCAACAGCTTTGTGGAAAGCTTTGCAAGAAGGACTAATTCTGCCCCAAAGTGAAGTTTATAAATTTTATCTCAGCCACGAACAAGCAAATCAAAATACTCACAGAATTGAGAATTTAACTTATAAGTTTTTACACGATCGCGTCCAACAAGCTGCTTATTCTCTCATTCCTGACCGCCAAAAACAAGCTACTCACCGCAAAATTGGGGCATTACTTTTAAATAATACCTTAGAATCAGAGTTAGACAACCGAATTTTTGATATTGTCAATCAACTCAATATCGGTATTGAATTAATTACAGAACTATCCCCAAGAGAACAATTAGCCGAGTTAAACTTGCGGGCGGGACACAAAGCCAAAGTAGCTACCGCCTACGCGGCGGCTGTGAGTTATTTAAACACTGGTTTAACACTGTTAACCGAAAATTGCTGGCAAAATCAGTATGCACTGACTCTGCAAATGTATGAATCTTTAGCAGAATCAGAATATTTAAATACTAATTTTGCCCAATCTAAATATTTCATTGATCAAACCCTATTATCGGCGCGTCAACCACTCGATAAAATCAAAGTTTATGAAATTCAAATCTTAGCTTACACCGCCCAAAATCAACTGCTAGAAGCTATCAATACAGGTAGGGAGGCTTTGAATTTACTGGGCGTTGATTTCCCAGAAGATTGTGATTTTGAGACGATGATTGCCGAACACCAACAACTCAAAATTATTTTAGGCGATCGCCCCATCGAATCTCTCGCAAATTTACCAATTCTCCAAGCACCTGATCAATTGGCAGCAATGCGAATCTTAGTAGGTTTATTTGCATCTGTCTATTTAGCCAAACCACAATTGTTACCTTTAAAGATATTCACAATGGTGAAAATCTGCATTCGATGTGGTAACTCTCCCCAAGCCGCCATCGCTTATAGTTTATATGGCTTATTTTTATGTGCGACTGGTGAAATTGAACGTGGCTATCAATTTGGGCAACTGGCAACTACTATTTTAGAGCAATTGCAAGCCAAAGAATTAACTAGTAAAGTAAATCTGACTTTTGCTTTATTTATTAAACATTGGCGAGATTCTTTACGTTCCACATTACCTGTATTTTTATCTGGTTTAACCAGTGGTTTAGAACATGGTGATTTAGAATATGTTGGTTATTGTGCCAACTGCTATTGCCAATTTTTATTTTGGACAGGTGAACATCTAGAAATTGCCGAAGCAGAAGCCGATAAATATTGTCTGCTCATTGAAGATATTAAGCAAGAAGCTTCGTTAATTTGGGCAAATACTTGGCGACAAACAGTGATTAATCTGCGTGGCAAAGCCGAAAACGTGATGACGCTGGTTGGTACAAGTTTTGATGAAACTGTGACTTTACCTGCCTTAATTCAAAGTCGCAATGTCAACGGTATTTGCTATGTTTATCTTGCTAAACTTTTACTCTGTTATTTGTTTGGTGATATTGACACCGCGAGAGAATACGCCAGCAAATTTGAAGAATATGAACAAGGGGCGGCGGGTTTATTAATTACTCCCCTGAAGAACTTTTATCAATCTTTGAGTTTATTGTCAGCATATTGCCCAGATACTCTCACAACAACTGTAGATTTAGAGAAGGTTGCCAAGAATCAACAATCTATGCAGATATGGGCTGATCATGCCCCTGCGAATTATCTGCATAAGTTTCAACTAATAGAAGCAGAAACTTATCGGGTATTAGGCAAATATTATGAAGCCGGGGATTTGTACGATCGCGCGATCGCCCTCGCCCAAGCCAACGGCTACCTCCAAGAACAAGCCCTCGCCTATGAACTGGCTGCTAAGTTTTACCTCGCTTGGGGTAAAGAAAAAATCGCCACAACTTATATGCAGGAAGCTTACTACGGTTATGCCCATTGGGGTGCAGAAGCCAAAACCAAAGATTTAGAAAGTCGTTACTCTAATTTACTGCGTCCGATTTTTCAGCCAGCTACAGCAACTCTCAACCCCTTAGAAACCCTGGCGGCTGTGACTAGTTCTAATGTCTCATTTCATAGTGCCACTACTGCCTCTTCTAACACCAGTTTGAATCTAGCTTTAGATTTTGCCGCTATTATCAAAGCCTCGCAAAGTCTTTCCAGCACCATTCAATTAGATGATTTGCTGTCTCAATTAACACAAATTATTCTGCAAAACTCTGGTGCTGATCACTGCGCCTTGATGTTACCCAACCGTGCGGGAATCTGGCAAGTCAGGGCGATCGCCACAACCAACACCACAGAACTTTGTGCGGAACCTTTGGAGAACAATCCTAATTTGCCAGTCAAGCTGATACAGTACGTCAAAAACACCCAAGAAGTCGTAGTAGTTGACAATCTCAAAACTGATTTGCCTGTCATTGGTGAATATTTAACTCTGCACCAACCAAAGAGTGTATTGTGCTTACCAATTCTCAATCAAGGCAATTTAATTGGGATTTTGTACTTAAAAAATCAGTCTAGCAGTGGGGTGTTTACAAGCGATCGCATCTTGATTCTCAACTTTTTGTGTACTCAAGCCGCCATTTCCCTAGAAAATGCCCGCCTCTATCACCAAGCCCAAGAATATGCCCAACAGTTGGAACAATCCCAACTCCAAATAGTACAAAATGAAAAAATGGCATCTTTGGGTAACTTAGTCGCCGGGGTTGCCCATGAAGTTAATAACCCCATTGGCTTTCTTTACGGGAGTATCCGTAACGCCCAAGAATACACCCAAGATTTAATCGGACATCTAGAACTGTATCAACAACATTATTCTGAACCTGCTGCCCCAATTCAAAATAATGCCCAAAATATCGACTTGGAATTTTTAATCGAAGATTTACCCAAGTTGCTGCATTCCATGACAGAAGCAACGGAACGCATTAAATCTATTAGCAACAGTCTGCGTACCTTCTCCCGTGCCGATACAGTCAATAAAGTCATAGCTAACATTCATGATGGTTTGGATAGCACCTTAATGATTTTAAAATACCGCCTAAAAGCCAATGAACAGCGCCCCGCCATCAATATTCAACAAGAATATGGCCATATCCCAGAAATTGAATGCTTTCCTGGACAGTTAAACCAAGTATTTATGAATATCTTGGCTAATGCCATTGATATGTTTGATGAGATGGCGCAAACTCGCACATTTGCGGAATTACAAGCCCATCCCCAAGAAATTACGATCCGTACTTATGTCACTGCCAATCAAGTTTATATCCATATTCGAGATAACGGCAAAGGTATAAGTGCAGATGTGACAAATCGCATCTTTGACCATTTATTTACTACTAAGGGAGTCGGTAAAGGTACGGGCTTGGGATTAGCTATAGCAAAGCAAATTATCGAAGAAAAACACGGCGGTAAAATCACAGTCAATTCTGCTCTAGGTGAAGGGACAGAATTTATCATCCAACTGCCAGTGTAA